The proteins below are encoded in one region of Winogradskyella helgolandensis:
- a CDS encoding HMG-box domain-containing protein, translating to MTSVITGDIIKSRKAHSEDLWLKPLKSALSKVSDNASFYDIYRGDSFQLESHAIEDSFRTAVYIKAFLKSVKGLDVRMSIGIGTKNYHGDSVSESNGEAFIFSGETFETLKKDKQNLKLKTSNATINKEINLYFRLALIAMDNWTVNSAEIVKLSLEHPNMIQAELAKIIGISQDAVSKRQKRAYLDEILDLDTLYREKIAGL from the coding sequence ATGACCAGCGTTATCACAGGCGATATAATTAAATCTAGAAAAGCACACAGCGAAGATTTATGGCTTAAGCCATTAAAATCCGCATTATCAAAAGTATCAGATAATGCTTCATTCTATGATATTTATAGAGGTGATAGTTTTCAACTAGAATCTCATGCTATTGAAGATAGCTTTAGAACTGCAGTTTATATCAAAGCATTTTTGAAATCTGTAAAAGGCTTAGATGTGCGTATGTCAATTGGTATAGGCACAAAGAATTATCACGGAGATTCTGTTAGCGAATCAAACGGAGAAGCTTTTATTTTTTCGGGTGAAACTTTTGAAACGCTTAAAAAAGACAAACAAAATCTAAAATTAAAAACAAGTAATGCTACAATTAATAAGGAAATAAATCTTTATTTTAGGCTAGCACTTATAGCCATGGATAATTGGACGGTTAACTCTGCCGAAATTGTAAAATTAAGTTTAGAGCACCCAAATATGATACAAGCCGAATTAGCTAAAATCATTGGAATCAGTCAAGACGCCGTAAGCAAACGCCAAAAACGTGCTTATTTAGACGAAATTTTAGATTTAGATACCTTATACAGAGAAAAAATAGCAGGATTATGA